The Burkholderia pyrrocinia genome includes a region encoding these proteins:
- a CDS encoding SDR family NAD(P)-dependent oxidoreductase, producing the protein MTKSIRFDGGTAVITGAASGIGSGLARRAAALGMRVVLADLDPVKLDAFAATLDTDVLCVPTDVSRPEAVDALAEAAWQRFGGVDLLFNNAGVMATGFSWEITPERFERSFAINVHGVLNGIRSFVPRMLERNVPARVVNTASVGGFLPSPLMSPYSATKFAVVALTESLYGELKMLGAPVGVSLLAPGPVQSGIFNDPFGAAHDRPEVRGFVDTMRSMLNAHGLTPDAFAERVFDGIREGRYWLIPQPETIDGALQRRTDDILAARDPSLPSF; encoded by the coding sequence ATGACGAAATCGATTCGCTTCGACGGCGGCACCGCCGTGATCACCGGCGCGGCCAGCGGCATCGGCAGCGGGCTCGCGCGCCGTGCGGCCGCGCTCGGCATGCGCGTCGTGCTGGCCGATCTCGATCCGGTGAAGCTCGACGCATTCGCCGCGACGCTCGACACCGACGTGCTGTGCGTGCCGACCGACGTCAGCCGGCCGGAAGCCGTCGACGCGCTGGCGGAAGCCGCGTGGCAGCGCTTCGGCGGCGTCGACCTGCTGTTCAACAACGCGGGGGTGATGGCGACCGGCTTCAGTTGGGAAATCACGCCGGAACGTTTCGAGCGCAGCTTCGCGATCAACGTGCACGGCGTGCTGAACGGGATCCGCAGCTTCGTGCCGCGGATGCTTGAACGCAACGTGCCGGCACGGGTCGTGAATACCGCATCGGTGGGCGGATTCCTGCCGAGCCCGCTGATGTCGCCTTATTCGGCGACGAAATTCGCGGTGGTCGCGCTGACCGAATCGCTGTACGGCGAACTGAAGATGCTCGGCGCGCCCGTCGGCGTGTCGCTGCTCGCGCCGGGGCCCGTGCAGTCGGGCATCTTCAACGATCCGTTCGGCGCCGCACACGACCGGCCCGAAGTGCGCGGCTTCGTCGACACGATGCGCTCGATGCTGAACGCACACGGGCTCACGCCCGACGCGTTCGCCGAGCGTGTGTTCGACGGTATTCGCGAAGGGCGCTACTGGCTGATTCCGCAACCGGAGACGATCGACGGCGCGCTGCAGCGGCGCACCGACGACATCCTCGCCGC